GTCTGTAAGGCTATCTTTTATAGCTTTTAGACTGGCATCTCCAATTTGCTCGATCGCTTTGATAATTGTTTGTTGCTTATCTGCTGTAACTAAGTTATTTAGAGCTACTGGCTGATTCATTTCTAATAGCTCACTTAAATGATTGCAAATTGTTGAGATTGCAAAACCGCGTTTTTGGGCGATTTCAGCTACGCTCAAACCCTGCTGATGTAGCTCTAGAGTAGTCATTTGGCTTTTTGAAGGAATGCTGACGGGTAGTTTATGTAACTCATTAAACTCTAAAATTGCCGAAATAAAACTATCGCCATACTGTTGGGCTTTATATTCGTTAACTCCCGATAAATTAGCAAAATCAGTTAAAGTTTTAGGACGCACTTGTGCCATCAGCTTGAGACTAGAATCGGCAAAAATCATATAGGGTGCAAGAGAACTGCGATCGCCAATTTGTTTACGTAGTTTTCTGAGTTTTTCAAACAGTAATTCTGCTTCTTCTTTACGAGGATTGTAAGTAGCTGTAGTTGTAGTTTGGTGTTTGTCAATGGCAATCTTTACCGCTAGTTGACCACGAAAAACTTCCCAACTACGTTTATTAAGTTTAAGTACGGAATAACCGTCAGTTGTTTGCCCTACCAAACCTTGATGAACCAGACTTCGCCCCAGCATTCGCCATTCATCGGCGGTTCTACCCTTGCCGATACCATAGGTAGATAATAGATGATGTCCATACTGATGGATTTTCTGTTTGCGTGAGCCTATTAAGACATCGACGATGTGATTTACACCGAATTTTTCCTGACAACGAGCAACACAAGAGAGAAACTTTTGAGCTTCTACAGTCCAGTCTTCGATGGGTTTAGGATTAAGACAGTTATCGCACTTACCGCAATTTCCAGGATATCTTTCACCAAAATAGCGCAGGATAATGGTACGACGGCAATCATTACCCTCGGCATAGTTAATTACCTGACGTAACTGTTGCAGAGCAATCTTTTGTTCATTTTGATCGGCTTTTTGTTCGATCAAAAACTCAATCTTTTTGCGATCGCCCAAACTAAAAAACAAAATAGACTTAGATAGTTCGCCGTCTCTGCCTGCCCTGCCTGATTCTTGGTAAAAGCTTTCTAAACTGCGGGGTAAATCGTAATGAAAAACAAACCGCACATCAGGCTTATCAATACCCATACCAAAAGCAATGGTGGCAACAATTACCTGGATATTATCCCGCAAAAAGCTAGTTTGATTACTACTTCTTTCTTTATCTGATAATCCTGCATGATAGGGTAAGGCATCTATACCATCATGCTTAAGCTTAGTCGCTACTTCTTCGACGCGACGACGACTTAGACAATAAACTATCCCCGCACCCGATTCTGAGCGAATAGTCCGCAGCAGCTTATGGTAGATATTGCGGTCTTTAGGCTGTATTTCATAATGAAGATTGGGGCGATCAAAGCTAGCAACATGAATATCAGGCGATCGCAAGTTTAGCTGTTGAATTATATCCTGCTGAACTCTTTTGGTGGCGGTGGCGGTAAGTGCCTGAAGAGGAATCTGGGGATAGCGTTGACGTAATAGTTTTAGCTTGCTATATTCAGGGCGAAAATCGTGTCCCCACTCAGAGACGCAGTGTGCCTCATCAATGGCGATGGTGGATATACCTACCTGCTGGGATACTTGTTCGAGAAAAAGACTAAATCTTTCATTTAACAGCCTTTCTGGAGCAACATAGAGTAGCTTAACCTGATTTTTGAGAATAGCTATTTGACGCGATCGCCTTTCTTCATACTTGATAGTACTGTTAAGATAGGTAGCATTGATTCCATTATCCTGTAAAGAATCTACCTGATCCTGCATTAAGGCAATTAGGGGCGAAACCACAATAGTTATGCCATCTTTAAGCAAAGCTGGCAATTGAAAACAAAGAGATTTACCTCCTCCTGTAGGCATAATTGTCAATAAATCTTGGTTACGTAAAGCTGCTTCAATAATTTTCTTTTGTCCAGGACGAAAGCTATCGTGACCAAAAAAATGTTTTAAAGCTAACTCTAACGAGGCAAAAGTTGACATAACCAAAAAGAAGGATATCTATCTCTAAAAGATATTTTAAGAGCTAACGGTCATTTCATTGCTCATCGAATCAATATCGATCACAAAAGCACAAAAATCTTTATCAATACCCTTTAACTTAAGATTGCATCCTTGCCCCCAGTCGATCTTAGACCCCAGAGAATTGGCGACAGCTTTGGAAATAAGAATAGTATTGGGTTGGGCAACGCTTTGTAAGCGAGAGGCTATATTAACTACTTTCCCGACTGCCGTGTAGTCTTTTCTTTGTCCCCCGCCAAACATTCCCACTACTGCTGCACCCTGATGAATGCCACAGCGCATTGCCAGAGAAGGAATTTTGCTATTTGTTTTCCATACTTTAGCTTGCCATCGCTCATTTAATTTTTGTAAATAATAATACATAGTTGTGGCAGTTAAAATAGCTCTTTTGGCTTGTTCTGGACAGGATAAATCTTCTGGTGCGCCAAACATCGCCATTACTCCATCTCCCATAAACTTATCTACTGTTCCGCCATAATCAAATACTGCTTTACTCATGGCTTCGAGATACTCATTCAAGATTTCCGCCAAAAGTAGTACTTCTAGCTGATTAGATAAATTAGTAAAGCCAACCAGGTCGCAGAATAAAACAGTAATACGACGAGTTTCAGGTGTTAGATCGAGGGAAAGTTTTCCTGTGGCAGCTTTGTTAACTATGGCTGCGGGTAAAAATCGTTTTAAAACTGATTCAGTCAGATAGAGATTTAAATCTCTGACTTTTTGCTCTTTAATTCGCAGCAATTCTGCTTGTTTTTTAGTAGTTTGGTATAGTTTTGCCTGTTGAACAGCGATCGCCGCGGTCGAAGCCACGGCTTCGGCTAAGTCGATTTCTGCTTGACTCCATTGACGAGATATATCTGATTGTCTGAGGGTAATACTACCAATAATCTTTTCATCAACAATTAAAGGCACAATTAATAAGGCTCTGGCCTTGGCGTGCCAAGGAAGCTCATAACGGGCTAGATTCTTTTGTTTTTCTAGATCGCTTGAGCTTACGGTTTTTCTGGTATACAAAAGAGCCTGAAGAAGGGGATTTTGAGCAATTGGTACCGAAGAAGACACATCAGAATAATCTTGGATAATTTTTTGTGGTTCATGGGGATTGTATAAACCAACACATTTAACAAAGCGATCGCTTTTTGTCCACAGAGAGAGAGTACAGCCATCTACTTTTAAAGCTTCTCCTAATTCTTTGGCAATGGTGGCAAACATTACTGGTGCTTCTAAGCTTGAGCGAATTGCTCTGGTAATGTGGTTGATGGTAGTTTCTCTTTGAGCTAGTTCTTTTACCTGTTGGTGAATCAACACTTGAGAAATAGCGATCGCTGCGGTCGAAGCCACGGCTTCGGTTAAGTCGATTTCCGATCGACTCCATTGGCGAGAAGCACCAGACTGTCTCAGGGTAATACTGCCAATAATCTCTGATTCAACAATTAGAGGCACAATTAATAAAGCCCTGGCTTTGGCGTGCCAAGGAAGTTCATAGCGAGCTATATTTTTTTGCTTTTCTAAATCGGCTGAACTTACGGTTTTTTTGGTATACAAAAGAGCCTGGAGTATGGGGTTTTGGGCAATCGGTACCGAAGAAGACACACCAGAATAATCCTGAATAATTTTTTGTGGTTCGTGAGGATTATATAAACCAACACATTTAACAAAGCGATCGCTTTTTGTCCACAGAGATAAAGTACAGCCATCTACCTTTAAAGCTTCTCCTAATTCTTTAGCGATCGAAGCAAACATTACTGGTGGTTCTAAACTAGAGCGAATAGTGGCAGTAATACGGTTAATAGTAGTTTCTCTTTGGGCTAATTCCTTTAACTTCTCTCCAGCTAGCATCTGGGAAATGATCAAAGTCGCCTGTTGAGCCACCATTTTTACAGCTTTTATTTCTTCTTCGTACCAATCCTCAGACTCTTGGCAACGATGAACCGTTAGCGAAGCGGTTAGATTTGGGTGAGAAAATATCCGAATATAGATGCTAGAGCTTATTTTCGCTTGTAAACAAGCCTGATAACTAGAAGATTTGGAAGTAGATGCCTCTTTGTATTTTTGAATAATTAAATTATTGTTAATAGATAGTTCTGAATCAGATGCTACTGTTAACTTAAGTAAATCTTGACTAAGATTAGAATTATTTAAACTAAGGTGACGATGAAAGAAATGTTGTTCACTATCAGGCTGTAATTTCTTAAAATGTAAGATAATAATTCCTACATTGAGTAATTTACCAGCCGTATCAACAATATTTTGACCCGTTTTTTCCCAGGACAAATTGTTTAATAGTTGATTATATTCATATTGGCTCATGAATTCGACTATGGTAAGCGTTTAAATACAGTTGGCATACAACACCAGCAATAAATGAACTCAAAAAAATCACAATAATCTTTTTTAGCTATTTAATAAAGTTTGGTGTAATTATTTAACAGCCAAAAGCATAATAGTATTGTTCCCAAACAGGCTAAGAAAAATTCATTAGTCTTGCTCCACAGCTATAGCTAAAAAAAAACTTCAGTTTATTTGTAACTTAATGGTTTTAAAATCCCTTGATAATCATGGTGTTGATGACAACTTGCAGCTAACAATCAGTTCGGCTGCAATAGAGGATACCAAGGAGGTTAGCCGAGTCTTAACCAAGAGTTTTTATAGTTTGCCTGAATTCGCTAGCTGGGTTTATCCA
This DNA window, taken from Pleurocapsa sp. FMAR1, encodes the following:
- the recQ gene encoding DNA helicase RecQ; this encodes MSTFASLELALKHFFGHDSFRPGQKKIIEAALRNQDLLTIMPTGGGKSLCFQLPALLKDGITIVVSPLIALMQDQVDSLQDNGINATYLNSTIKYEERRSRQIAILKNQVKLLYVAPERLLNERFSLFLEQVSQQVGISTIAIDEAHCVSEWGHDFRPEYSKLKLLRQRYPQIPLQALTATATKRVQQDIIQQLNLRSPDIHVASFDRPNLHYEIQPKDRNIYHKLLRTIRSESGAGIVYCLSRRRVEEVATKLKHDGIDALPYHAGLSDKERSSNQTSFLRDNIQVIVATIAFGMGIDKPDVRFVFHYDLPRSLESFYQESGRAGRDGELSKSILFFSLGDRKKIEFLIEQKADQNEQKIALQQLRQVINYAEGNDCRRTIILRYFGERYPGNCGKCDNCLNPKPIEDWTVEAQKFLSCVARCQEKFGVNHIVDVLIGSRKQKIHQYGHHLLSTYGIGKGRTADEWRMLGRSLVHQGLVGQTTDGYSVLKLNKRSWEVFRGQLAVKIAIDKHQTTTTATYNPRKEEAELLFEKLRKLRKQIGDRSSLAPYMIFADSSLKLMAQVRPKTLTDFANLSGVNEYKAQQYGDSFISAILEFNELHKLPVSIPSKSQMTTLELHQQGLSVAEIAQKRGFAISTICNHLSELLEMNQPVALNNLVTADKQQTIIKAIEQIGDASLKAIKDSLTDDYSYEEIKLVRGQKRSQT
- a CDS encoding GAF domain-containing protein, which encodes MSQYEYNQLLNNLSWEKTGQNIVDTAGKLLNVGIIILHFKKLQPDSEQHFFHRHLSLNNSNLSQDLLKLTVASDSELSINNNLIIQKYKEASTSKSSSYQACLQAKISSSIYIRIFSHPNLTASLTVHRCQESEDWYEEEIKAVKMVAQQATLIISQMLAGEKLKELAQRETTINRITATIRSSLEPPVMFASIAKELGEALKVDGCTLSLWTKSDRFVKCVGLYNPHEPQKIIQDYSGVSSSVPIAQNPILQALLYTKKTVSSADLEKQKNIARYELPWHAKARALLIVPLIVESEIIGSITLRQSGASRQWSRSEIDLTEAVASTAAIAISQVLIHQQVKELAQRETTINHITRAIRSSLEAPVMFATIAKELGEALKVDGCTLSLWTKSDRFVKCVGLYNPHEPQKIIQDYSDVSSSVPIAQNPLLQALLYTRKTVSSSDLEKQKNLARYELPWHAKARALLIVPLIVDEKIIGSITLRQSDISRQWSQAEIDLAEAVASTAAIAVQQAKLYQTTKKQAELLRIKEQKVRDLNLYLTESVLKRFLPAAIVNKAATGKLSLDLTPETRRITVLFCDLVGFTNLSNQLEVLLLAEILNEYLEAMSKAVFDYGGTVDKFMGDGVMAMFGAPEDLSCPEQAKRAILTATTMYYYLQKLNERWQAKVWKTNSKIPSLAMRCGIHQGAAVVGMFGGGQRKDYTAVGKVVNIASRLQSVAQPNTILISKAVANSLGSKIDWGQGCNLKLKGIDKDFCAFVIDIDSMSNEMTVSS